Proteins co-encoded in one Sander vitreus isolate 19-12246 chromosome 9, sanVit1, whole genome shotgun sequence genomic window:
- the dr1 gene encoding protein Dr1: MASSSGNDDDLTIPRAAINKMIKETLPNVRVANDARELVVNCCTEFIHLISSEANEICNKSDKKTISPEHVINALESLGFASYITEVKDVLQECKTVALKRRKASSRLENLGIPEEELLRQQQELFAKARQQQAELAQQEWLQMQQAAQQAQMAAASASAAQQAGSSQDEDEEDDI; the protein is encoded by the exons ATGGCTTCTTCCTCTGGAAACGACGATGACCTCACCATCCCCAGAGCAGCTATCAACAAGATGATTAAGGAAACTCTCCCTAACGTACGAGTGGCTAACGACGCGAGGGAGCTTGTGGTGAACTGTTGCACAGAGTTCATACACCTCATATCCTCAGAAGCTAATGAAATATGCAACAAGTCCGACAAGAAGACCATATCTCCTGAGCATGTCATCAATG CCCTAGAGAGCCTTGGTTTCGCATCGTACATCACGGAGGTGAAAGACGTTCTGCAGGAATGTAAAACTGTAGCTCTGAAGAGGAGGAAAGCCAGTTCTCGACTGGAGAACCTGGGTATCCCAGAGGAAGAGCTCCTCAGACAACAACAGGAATTGTTTGCCAAG GCgcggcagcagcaggcagagctCGCCCAGCAAGAGTGGTTACAGATGCAGCAGGCTGCCCAACAGGCACAGATGGCAGCCGCATCTGCCAGCGCTGCCCAGCAGGCTGGTTCCTCTCaggatgaagatgaagaggatGACATTTGA
- the LOC144522951 gene encoding protein wntless homolog has product MAGAIIENLSTKKLVFFGFFILVFQVIFIMVGALIAPSPTSAIHYLATKCINRHKARAWLVPWGSNRCQQIHSFDEPLAKTLDANNIVFAVHIPLPNKEMSPWFQYMLAVLQFDIAFKIINQIEDDAIITIDAGLAYRDDLISEWTTKFHSVEQRPLRCIFAISKTYENEGRFYHCDPIPLMELGSVAHKYFLINLRLPVNDTVNVGIGEIKDIHLVGIHQNGGFTRVWISMKTVFCPWIFVATVWYWHRIGLMARHPVLLEKVIFALGISVTFLNVPVEWLSLGFEWAWMLLFEDAQQGVFYYTLFCFWIIFCGEHLMDQSQRNRLSAYWWQVGLVMFSSSILLIFDLSERGVHLTNPFYSVWASEIGTKVAITFVIVAGISVCLYFLSLCGMVRCVFRNIDGKIHQLPEMPEARRLRYKGIVFRFKFFMLASLACAAMTVIFFILNQVSEGHWHWGDHTLQVHSAFLTGTYGMWNLYVFTVIFLYAPSHNYNKNKSGDGQQTDVLEKAESQKTQLTCGEQGPTETYRITGKVTEE; this is encoded by the exons ATGGCAGGCGCAATCATAGAGAACCTGAGCACTAAGAAATTGGTTTTCTTTGGTTTCTTTATTCTTGTTTTCCAAGTTATTTTCATCATGGTTGGAGCACTAATCG CTCCCAGTCCCACCAGTGCTATTCACTACTTGGCCACCAAATGTATTAATCGCCACAAGGCACGCGCCTGGCTCGTGCCGTGGGGATCAAATCGGTGCCAGCAGATCCACAGTTTCGATGAGCCTCTGGCAAAAACACTGGATGCCAACAACATTGTTTTTGCTGTGCACATACCTCTTCCCAACAAGGAGATGAGTCCCTGGTTTCAGTATATGCTTGCTGTTCTACAGTTTGACATTGCATTTAAAATTATCAATCAGATTG AAGATGATGCTATCATCACCATTGATGCTGGCCTTGCATACAGGGATGATTTGATATCTGAGTGGACCACAAAGTTTCACTCAGTGGAGCAAAGGCCACTCAGGTGCATATTTGCAATTTCCAAG ACATATGAAAATGAAGGCCGTTTTTATCACTGTGACCCCATACCATTAATGGAACTGGGAAGTGTGGCCCACAAATATTTTTTGATTAACCTTCGCTTGCCAGTGAATGACACAGTGAATGTAGGAATTGGAGAAATAAAGGACATCCATTTAGTG GGCATACACCAGAATGGAGGCTTCACTAGAGTGTGGATCAGCATGAAGACTGTGTTCTGTCCCTGGATATTTGTGGCAACAGTTTGGTACTGGCACAGGATCGGCCTCATGGCAAGACATCCAGTCCTTTTAGAAAA GGTGATTTTCGCCCTGGGTATTTCTGTGACGTTCCTGAATGTGCCGGTGGAGTGGCTCTCCCTGGGCTTTGAGTGGGCATGGATGCTGCTATTTGAAGATGCTCAACAGGGCGTCTTCTACTACACACTCTTCTGTTTCTGGATCATCTTCTGTGGCGAACACCTTATG GACCAAAGTCAGAGGAATCGGCTTTCAGCCTACTGGTGGCAGGTTGGGCTGGTGATGTTCAGCTCATCTATTCTTCTTATATTTGACCTGAGTGAAAG GGGGGTTCATTTGACCAACCCTTTCTACAGTGTTTGGGCATCAGAAATTGGGACGAAGGTGGCA ATTACTTTCGTTATTGTGGCaggaatttctgtttgtctgtatttcctCTCTTTGTGTGGCATGGTGCGTTGTGTGTTCAGGAACATTGACGGGAAAATACACCAACTTCCTGAAATGCCAGAGGCTAGGAGACTGCGTTACAAG GGTATAGTCTTCAGGTTCAAGTTTTTTATGCTGGCAAGTCTAGCATGTGCAGCAATGACTGTCATCTTCTTTATCCTAAATCAA GTCAGTGAGGGGCACTGGCACTGGGGAGACCACACTCTCCAAGTCCACAGTGCTTTTCTCACAGGGACCTATGGCATGTGGAACCTGTATGTTTTCACCGTTATCTTCCTCTATGCGCCCTCCCACaattacaacaaaaacaagtcaGGAGATGGTCAACAAACAG ATGTGCTTGAGAAGGCAGAAAGCCAAAAGACCCAGCTGACATGTGGAGAGCAGGGGCCGACTGAGACCTACAGGATCACTGGGAAGGTGACCGAGGAATAA